The Paenibacillus sophorae genome has a segment encoding these proteins:
- a CDS encoding ABC transporter permease, whose product MLKFALRRLAGTVPLLLLISVLVFALAKQMPGDGLGGGLNPGNKDPRYITEMRKKLGYDDPLAIQYIRWLKDAAAGNFGQSFLYKMPVGELIGQRLPATLLLTALSLLITYGSSLALGMIAGRNPGSRLDRLIRTAAYVTYAIPTFIAAIFAIYIFAVMLHWVPLGGTVSVVTSRGMSSLGDRVVHALLPAAVLGLFNTAAYTQFLRNEIVENSDKNYVRTAVAKGISRSSVYNRHILRNSLIPLVTFLGMDIGGLLGGSVVIENLFAYPGIGTLFVAAVSGRDYAVMMAITLMTGFMIVAGNVVADVLYGWLDPRIRAGYNGGRS is encoded by the coding sequence GTGCTGAAATTTGCGCTTCGCAGACTGGCGGGCACGGTGCCGCTGCTGCTGCTGATCTCCGTCTTGGTGTTCGCGCTGGCCAAGCAGATGCCGGGCGACGGTCTTGGCGGAGGACTGAATCCGGGCAATAAAGATCCCCGGTATATTACGGAAATGCGCAAGAAGCTGGGGTACGACGACCCCCTGGCCATTCAGTATATCCGCTGGCTTAAAGATGCAGCTGCAGGTAATTTCGGACAATCCTTCTTGTACAAAATGCCTGTCGGCGAACTCATCGGCCAGCGTCTGCCCGCAACTTTGCTGCTGACCGCACTCTCGCTTCTCATTACTTATGGAAGTTCTCTGGCTCTGGGAATGATCGCCGGACGCAATCCGGGAAGCCGGCTCGACCGCTTGATCCGGACGGCTGCTTATGTTACCTATGCGATTCCGACCTTTATTGCAGCCATCTTCGCTATTTATATATTTGCGGTTATGCTGCATTGGGTGCCTCTCGGCGGCACGGTATCGGTTGTAACTTCGAGAGGAATGTCATCGCTGGGAGACAGGGTCGTCCATGCCCTGCTGCCCGCGGCTGTGCTGGGACTGTTCAATACGGCGGCCTACACGCAGTTTTTGCGTAATGAAATCGTGGAGAACAGCGATAAAAATTATGTGCGCACGGCTGTGGCTAAAGGCATATCCAGGTCCTCGGTATATAATAGGCATATTCTGCGCAATTCGCTCATTCCGCTCGTTACCTTTCTGGGAATGGATATAGGAGGCCTTTTGGGAGGCTCGGTTGTCATCGAAAATCTGTTCGCCTATCCGGGTATCGGAACGCTGTTTGTGGCTGCGGTGTCCGGCAGGGATTACGCGGTAATGATGGCGATTACGCTAATGACGGGCTTCATGATCGTCGCCGGGAATGTTGTGGCGGATGTGTTGTACGGATGGCTCGATCCCCGCATACGCGCGGGTTACAATGGAGGAAGATCATGA
- a CDS encoding DHH family phosphoesterase, giving the protein MPKFLQRRWHGYHTVWAFLLLLVLIIIVSVYNWVLGVVSLFLAGTLCFTMLKAEISFRRNLVEYINGLSFRIKRVEGEAIGTLPLGIILYGEDRSVEWNNRYAGSVFARKSLVNEPLQELLPDLVPIAGGGAPAKREAGKEGVQKELRAEIKVDERYYQAVVIPSERLLYLYEITELIDLRQRYEEEKLALGILLMDNLDEAAQGMDDQQRTSLIAKVTSEITEWAKQFEVYLRRLSSERYMMLLNYRSLQALEESRFVILDEVREMTADLKVPMTLSIGLAFGAESASELGALAQSSLDMALGRGGDQAAVKAGQRLSFYGGKTNAAEKRTRVRARVIAHALRDLIQESDRVIIMGHRNPDIDAVGASIGLLRAAQMYNVEADIVLEGPNPSITRMLEQLRRDEELYSSFITTEQALQMMTEHTLLIVVDTHKASMTMEPRLVQYASRIVVVDHHRRGEEFINEAVLVYLEPYASSTCELVTELLQYIHEKVKLSTLEATMLLAGITVDTKHFALHTGSRTFEAAGFLRRLGADTILIQRMLKEDLQEYISKAEIIKHARMVYDHIALVVTAPGMKIPQLLIAQTADTLLGMTNVLASFVISERPDGLIGISARSLGRMNVQVVMEKLGGGGHLTNAAVQLEGTSKEAEARLLEVLAEIEAKEGLFE; this is encoded by the coding sequence ATGCCAAAATTTCTGCAAAGACGCTGGCACGGCTATCACACCGTCTGGGCGTTCTTGCTGCTGCTGGTCCTTATTATCATAGTCAGCGTTTATAACTGGGTCCTGGGTGTCGTCAGCCTATTTCTGGCCGGGACGTTGTGCTTCACAATGCTTAAGGCCGAAATATCGTTTCGGCGTAATCTTGTGGAATACATTAACGGCCTCTCTTTCCGCATCAAGCGGGTGGAAGGGGAAGCAATTGGAACGCTGCCGCTGGGCATCATTCTATACGGCGAGGACCGCTCGGTGGAGTGGAACAACCGCTATGCCGGGAGTGTTTTTGCGCGTAAATCGCTGGTGAACGAGCCGCTCCAGGAACTGCTGCCGGATTTGGTGCCCATCGCCGGCGGCGGGGCTCCTGCGAAACGGGAAGCGGGCAAGGAGGGAGTTCAGAAGGAACTCCGCGCGGAAATCAAGGTTGACGAACGCTATTACCAGGCTGTCGTTATCCCAAGTGAGAGGCTTCTGTATTTGTATGAAATCACCGAGCTGATTGATCTGCGGCAGCGGTACGAGGAGGAGAAGCTGGCTCTTGGCATTCTGCTGATGGATAACCTTGATGAGGCCGCGCAGGGAATGGACGATCAGCAGCGGACTTCGCTGATCGCCAAGGTAACGAGCGAAATTACCGAATGGGCTAAGCAGTTTGAGGTTTATCTGCGCCGCCTTTCCTCGGAGCGTTATATGATGCTGCTGAATTACCGCAGCCTGCAGGCGCTGGAAGAGAGCCGGTTCGTTATTCTGGACGAAGTTCGGGAAATGACGGCCGATCTGAAGGTACCGATGACGCTGAGCATCGGTCTGGCGTTCGGAGCGGAGTCGGCGAGCGAGCTCGGTGCTCTGGCTCAGTCGAGTCTGGATATGGCTCTCGGAAGAGGCGGTGATCAGGCGGCTGTTAAGGCGGGCCAGCGACTGTCATTCTACGGGGGCAAGACCAATGCGGCGGAGAAGCGCACACGGGTGCGGGCGCGCGTAATCGCTCATGCCCTGCGCGATTTGATTCAGGAAAGCGACCGGGTCATCATTATGGGACACCGCAATCCCGATATCGACGCCGTGGGAGCCTCTATCGGCCTGCTCCGTGCAGCTCAGATGTATAACGTGGAAGCCGATATCGTGCTCGAAGGGCCGAATCCGTCCATTACGCGCATGCTCGAGCAGCTCCGCAGAGACGAAGAGCTGTACAGCTCTTTCATCACGACAGAGCAGGCGCTGCAGATGATGACTGAGCATACGCTGCTGATCGTAGTCGATACGCACAAGGCTTCGATGACCATGGAGCCGCGGCTTGTTCAATACGCCAGCCGGATTGTCGTTGTCGATCATCACCGGCGGGGCGAGGAGTTCATTAACGAAGCGGTGCTTGTCTATTTGGAGCCGTATGCGTCTTCCACCTGCGAATTAGTGACGGAGCTGCTGCAATACATCCATGAGAAGGTCAAACTCAGCACACTGGAAGCGACGATGCTGCTCGCCGGTATTACTGTGGACACAAAGCATTTTGCCCTTCATACGGGGTCGCGGACATTCGAGGCTGCGGGCTTCTTGCGCCGGCTTGGGGCCGATACCATTCTAATTCAGCGGATGCTGAAGGAAGATTTACAGGAGTACATCTCGAAAGCGGAAATTATTAAGCACGCCCGCATGGTCTATGATCATATTGCGCTGGTGGTCACGGCGCCCGGAATGAAAATACCGCAGCTCCTGATCGCTCAGACGGCGGATACGCTGCTGGGAATGACGAATGTGCTCGCCTCCTTTGTCATCAGCGAGCGTCCGGACGGCCTGATTGGCATAAGCGCCCGTTCCCTTGGGCGGATGAATGTGCAGGTCGTCATGGAGAAGCTGGGCGGCGGTGGGCATTTGACTAATGCGGCCGTACAGCTTGAAGGAACAAGCAAGGAAGCAGAGGCCAGACTGCTGGAGGTGCTGGCGGAAATCGAAGCGAAAGAGGGTCTGTTCGAATGA
- a CDS encoding ABC transporter permease, giving the protein MMHKNAPVTLIGAAARKFAANRLAAISLLFLLAVLALCLLAPWLTAYDPVKINLRGLNEGPSAEHWLGTDKGGRDIISRLLFGGRTTLWISLCVSAIIAGTGTVVGVLAGYFGGSADSLLMRITDVVLSFPFIILIIVVKSIYQGDGIPSLIWTVGLLGWGGFARIIRAKTLAEKENEYMLAASALGAGTLRILTRHLLPGLLSVFIMNLMWTAAAMIGVEASLSFLGFGVPIGQPSWGNMLADALSPEVIREQWWVWLPAGLLITGVILSINFIGEGVKEAFRVQERHL; this is encoded by the coding sequence ATGATGCACAAGAACGCGCCTGTAACGCTCATTGGCGCCGCCGCCCGAAAATTTGCCGCGAATCGGTTAGCTGCCATTTCGCTGCTGTTTCTTCTCGCTGTGTTGGCGCTGTGTCTGCTTGCTCCTTGGCTTACAGCTTACGACCCAGTGAAGATCAATCTGCGGGGCCTGAATGAAGGTCCGAGCGCCGAACATTGGCTTGGCACCGACAAGGGAGGGCGGGATATTATCTCCCGTCTGTTATTTGGGGGCCGGACGACGCTGTGGATCAGTCTGTGCGTGTCCGCAATCATAGCCGGTACGGGAACCGTGGTGGGGGTTCTGGCCGGCTATTTTGGCGGCTCGGCGGATTCGCTGCTGATGCGGATCACCGACGTTGTTCTGTCGTTTCCTTTTATAATTCTCATAATTGTTGTAAAAAGTATCTATCAAGGCGACGGCATCCCCTCGCTAATCTGGACGGTGGGGCTGCTGGGCTGGGGCGGATTCGCCCGGATCATCCGGGCAAAGACGCTGGCCGAGAAAGAAAATGAATATATGCTGGCCGCGAGCGCACTGGGAGCCGGGACGCTGCGGATATTGACGCGCCATCTGCTGCCAGGCCTGCTGAGTGTCTTTATTATGAATCTGATGTGGACGGCAGCGGCCATGATCGGGGTTGAAGCGAGCCTCAGCTTTCTGGGTTTCGGCGTACCCATCGGACAGCCAAGCTGGGGAAATATGCTGGCGGACGCGCTTTCTCCGGAAGTAATCAGGGAGCAGTGGTGGGTATGGCTTCCTGCAGGGCTGTTGATTACCGGAGTCATCCTTTCGATCAATTTTATCGGAGAAGGGGTAAAAGAAGCGTTCAGGGTTCAAGAGAGACATTTATGA
- the opp4A gene encoding oligopeptide ABC transporter substrate-binding protein encodes MNNRSIIRVLALLLFVAMLLSACGGTGAPDNRSGNEPSSLATGNGGEPRAGGTVTYGFPSPFKGLFEPAFYEGEDDLRVLEFITEPLFTVKDDLTTVPGIASWQESADHKTFTFKIKQGVHWQNGDELTVEDWKFALEVIAAPNYTGPRYYSVEMIEGADAYHTGKAKQISGIRVIDPYTMELKVTAARVNTIDNLWAYPMNKRYFAGVAVKDMPNSDQVRTAPIGIGPFQVTNIQPGEFVEMSRFDNYYKGKPLLDGVLYKVFDDKMITSLFEQGVIDIEQAPRDAYENLNKLDNITLMQSPDLSYEYIGFKFGHWDDKAQKIVMDNPKFSDKRLRQAMYYALDRQGIIDGFSYGLGKLAETPISSESWAKIPEDQINRYPYDPEKANELLDEAGYKDLDGDGLREDPKGAKLVIHFDSMVGGVNDEPRTEAMLQNWRDVGLDVRLNGGALKEMNTFYTMVEEDDPSVELFNGVWGLSNDPDPTGLWRENDLWNYPRWSSKENEQLIRDGISLKAYDRDYRKQVYYDWQKLINEEVPMIFFAERETITAVNKRLQGVKINALSPIIDPYKWWIKDSE; translated from the coding sequence ATGAACAACCGATCTATAATTAGGGTCCTTGCTCTGCTGCTCTTCGTGGCGATGCTGTTATCGGCCTGCGGCGGGACGGGTGCTCCCGACAATCGCAGCGGGAATGAGCCTTCCTCGCTTGCAACGGGTAATGGAGGCGAACCGAGAGCGGGAGGAACGGTGACTTACGGTTTTCCTTCTCCGTTTAAGGGGTTGTTTGAACCGGCTTTTTATGAAGGAGAAGATGATCTCCGCGTTCTGGAGTTCATAACGGAACCGCTGTTTACGGTCAAGGATGATTTAACTACTGTTCCCGGTATTGCAAGCTGGCAGGAGTCAGCCGATCATAAAACATTCACTTTCAAAATAAAGCAGGGTGTGCACTGGCAGAACGGCGATGAACTGACGGTTGAGGACTGGAAGTTCGCGCTTGAGGTCATTGCCGCCCCGAACTATACCGGACCGCGCTATTACAGTGTAGAAATGATTGAAGGCGCCGATGCCTATCACACTGGAAAGGCGAAGCAAATATCAGGCATCCGGGTTATCGATCCCTATACCATGGAGCTTAAGGTAACGGCCGCGCGCGTCAACACGATTGATAACCTATGGGCTTATCCGATGAATAAGAGATATTTTGCAGGAGTAGCGGTAAAAGATATGCCGAATAGTGATCAGGTGCGCACAGCTCCCATCGGTATCGGGCCGTTCCAGGTTACGAACATCCAGCCGGGAGAATTTGTTGAAATGTCCCGCTTTGACAATTACTACAAAGGCAAACCGCTGCTGGACGGAGTGCTGTATAAGGTATTTGACGATAAGATGATTACGAGCCTGTTCGAGCAGGGTGTGATTGATATTGAGCAGGCGCCGCGGGATGCTTACGAAAATCTGAACAAGCTTGACAATATCACGCTGATGCAATCACCGGATTTGTCTTACGAGTATATAGGCTTTAAGTTCGGACATTGGGACGACAAGGCGCAGAAGATCGTTATGGATAACCCCAAGTTCAGCGATAAACGGCTGCGGCAGGCGATGTACTACGCTCTGGACCGCCAAGGGATTATAGACGGCTTCTCTTATGGGCTGGGGAAGCTGGCGGAAACGCCGATTTCCAGCGAAAGCTGGGCCAAAATTCCGGAAGACCAAATCAACCGGTACCCGTACGATCCCGAGAAGGCCAATGAGCTGCTGGATGAAGCGGGTTATAAGGATTTGGACGGGGACGGTTTGCGGGAAGATCCCAAGGGAGCGAAGCTCGTGATTCATTTCGACAGCATGGTTGGCGGTGTCAACGATGAGCCGCGCACCGAGGCAATGCTGCAGAACTGGAGAGATGTTGGTCTAGACGTCAGGCTGAACGGCGGAGCGCTGAAAGAAATGAACACCTTCTATACGATGGTGGAAGAGGATGATCCGTCGGTGGAGCTGTTTAACGGTGTCTGGGGATTATCCAATGATCCGGACCCTACCGGACTATGGAGGGAGAATGATCTGTGGAACTACCCGCGGTGGTCCTCCAAGGAGAATGAGCAATTGATCCGCGACGGGATAAGCCTGAAGGCATATGACCGCGATTACCGCAAGCAGGTGTATTACGACTGGCAGAAATTAATAAATGAAGAAGTGCCTATGATTTTCTTTGCGGAGCGCGAGACGATTACTGCGGTAAACAAACGGCTGCAGGGAGTGAAGATCAATGCGCTTAGCCCAATAATCGATCCTTATAAGTGGTGGATAAAAGACAGCGAATAG
- a CDS encoding CBS domain-containing protein, producing the protein MNIAFFLLPKQEVACVTLDSTLRQTLERMEHHRYTAIPILNRNGEYAGTVTEGDLLWYMKDSHGKVTFDNASKFLLKDVPLRMNNKPVSIEADMEDLINLAKAQNFVPVVDDMNRFIGIVRRSQIIEYCEKYVSRQSLESL; encoded by the coding sequence ATGAATATTGCGTTTTTTTTGCTTCCGAAGCAGGAGGTGGCCTGCGTTACGCTGGATTCCACCCTGCGCCAGACGCTTGAGCGAATGGAGCATCACAGATACACCGCCATTCCGATCCTGAACAGGAATGGTGAGTACGCCGGTACAGTGACAGAAGGAGATCTGCTCTGGTACATGAAGGATTCGCACGGGAAGGTCACGTTCGACAATGCGTCGAAATTTTTGCTGAAGGATGTTCCGCTGCGGATGAACAACAAGCCGGTGTCCATAGAGGCGGATATGGAAGATCTGATTAATCTGGCCAAGGCTCAGAATTTTGTGCCGGTTGTTGACGACATGAACCGCTTCATTGGGATTGTCCGCCGCAGCCAAATTATCGAGTACTGCGAGAAGTATGTATCCCGTCAATCGTTGGAATCTTTGTAA
- a CDS encoding LCP family protein: MRKKWKKRYIALIVLLVIIAGGFLFRKPLTVLAFDLFLSDRVESTLAQKSYQPLTTNEDNSVKPEPIAYKSDPFSVMLLGTDQRKTETARSDTMIYAVVRPEDYKVLLISIPRDTYTEIIGHDGDKKDKITHAYAFGGQQMAKDTLEALLGHDIQYYATINFQGLKDTVDALGGLPLPIKKTIENKGKDHEKFTIVGGKSLYNGEESLNYVRYREDSDFNRTKRQQVFLDVLANKMLSLNQIGNVTELLNILGENFKTDMEPTMITDLAKKFLGGKEMDISSFTVMGEGTRIDGVYYDVVNEEDLNEAKAMIDNWMNAGTPVDQLIEPGKAGDALEAKATSAAH; encoded by the coding sequence GTGAGAAAAAAGTGGAAAAAAAGATATATTGCCTTAATTGTACTTTTGGTCATTATCGCCGGAGGGTTTTTGTTCCGTAAGCCGCTGACCGTTCTGGCCTTCGATCTGTTCCTGTCGGACAGGGTAGAAAGTACGCTGGCACAGAAATCCTACCAGCCGCTGACGACGAATGAAGATAATTCCGTAAAGCCTGAACCGATAGCCTATAAGAGCGATCCTTTCTCTGTGATGCTTCTTGGCACCGACCAACGAAAGACGGAAACGGCCCGGTCCGATACGATGATCTACGCGGTGGTAAGGCCCGAGGATTACAAAGTGCTGCTTATTTCAATCCCCCGCGACACCTATACCGAAATTATCGGCCATGACGGGGACAAGAAGGACAAGATTACGCACGCATACGCTTTTGGCGGTCAGCAGATGGCGAAGGATACGCTGGAAGCACTGCTTGGGCATGATATTCAATACTATGCGACCATTAACTTTCAGGGCCTGAAGGATACCGTCGACGCCTTGGGCGGACTGCCGCTGCCGATTAAGAAGACAATCGAGAACAAAGGCAAGGACCATGAGAAATTTACGATTGTGGGCGGGAAGTCTCTTTATAACGGCGAGGAGTCGCTTAATTATGTCCGCTACCGTGAAGACAGCGACTTTAACCGCACGAAACGCCAGCAGGTATTCCTGGATGTGCTTGCGAACAAAATGCTGTCGCTTAACCAAATCGGCAATGTGACGGAGCTGCTGAACATACTGGGTGAAAATTTCAAGACCGACATGGAGCCTACGATGATTACCGACCTGGCCAAGAAGTTTCTGGGCGGCAAAGAGATGGACATTTCCAGCTTCACCGTTATGGGCGAGGGTACCCGCATTGACGGCGTTTATTATGATGTTGTAAACGAAGAGGATCTGAACGAAGCGAAGGCGATGATTGACAACTGGATGAATGCAGGAACGCCGGTTGATCAGTTGATCGAGCCGGGAAAAGCGGGCGACGCGCTGGAAGCCAAGGCGACATCGGCCGCCCACTAA
- the rplI gene encoding 50S ribosomal protein L9, which produces MKVIFIKDVKGQGKKGQIKEVSEGYATNFLLPRGMARPATEGNMKTLENQAAAEQRRKEQEKEEAQQLGEKLSGLELTMKAKAGEGGRLFGAITSKQIAEALAKANGITIDKRKIELDEPIRHLGTTQVHVKLHTEVKAVLKVQVTEE; this is translated from the coding sequence ATGAAAGTTATATTCATTAAAGACGTTAAAGGTCAAGGCAAGAAGGGCCAAATTAAAGAGGTATCGGAAGGCTATGCCACTAACTTCCTGCTGCCGCGGGGCATGGCCCGTCCGGCAACCGAAGGGAATATGAAGACGCTGGAAAATCAGGCGGCTGCCGAGCAGCGCCGCAAGGAACAGGAGAAAGAGGAAGCGCAACAGCTTGGAGAGAAGCTGAGCGGTCTGGAACTTACGATGAAAGCGAAAGCGGGAGAGGGCGGCCGGCTGTTCGGCGCCATTACGAGCAAACAGATTGCCGAAGCGCTGGCGAAGGCTAACGGCATCACCATCGACAAGCGCAAAATCGAGCTGGATGAACCGATCCGCCATCTCGGTACAACGCAGGTTCATGTGAAGCTCCATACGGAAGTCAAGGCTGTGCTGAAGGTTCAGGTAACGGAGGAATAG
- a CDS encoding DUF2232 domain-containing protein: protein MKYRWTSVAWSIAYLLLLLSLSTPFLIITTLFMIIPAALLFTTLNTRQFILTIVPVWLVLGLISPIYILIAAYLVVPALVMGRRYKKKATASSTILAGTITLLGEFLLLLLLGKTLFQFDLYSYVYDVLNEMRTMALSPMQEFGMGSFLGGSSEDLSNNSRAFIQVIPMALIMSSFVITVITHSIVRPILNSMGYAVPKLKPARDWRIPKSFIWYYLIATVIQLLFLKSDNSFMVMITANLVPLLRVCFIIQTIGFFFFIAHERNWNRIIPVILAVMAIMLPPLWIVGIIDLVVPLREMLAKSKR from the coding sequence TTGAAATATCGCTGGACATCCGTGGCCTGGAGTATTGCATACCTGCTCCTGCTGTTATCCCTGTCAACCCCTTTTCTCATCATCACGACACTGTTTATGATTATTCCGGCCGCCCTGCTGTTCACTACGCTGAATACAAGGCAGTTTATTTTAACGATTGTGCCCGTATGGCTTGTGCTGGGGCTGATCAGCCCGATTTATATACTGATAGCCGCATATCTGGTTGTTCCCGCGCTCGTAATGGGACGGCGATATAAGAAAAAAGCCACAGCCTCTTCGACGATACTTGCCGGCACGATTACCCTTCTCGGGGAATTTCTGCTCCTCCTCCTTCTGGGAAAGACTCTTTTTCAGTTCGATCTGTATAGTTATGTATACGATGTGCTGAATGAGATGCGGACGATGGCGCTGTCCCCGATGCAGGAATTCGGTATGGGGAGCTTTCTGGGAGGAAGTTCAGAGGACCTCAGCAACAACAGCCGCGCGTTCATTCAGGTGATTCCGATGGCGCTGATTATGTCTTCATTCGTAATTACTGTGATCACACACTCGATTGTCCGGCCGATTCTGAACAGCATGGGATATGCTGTACCCAAGCTGAAGCCTGCGCGAGATTGGAGAATTCCCAAATCGTTTATTTGGTACTATTTAATTGCTACAGTGATTCAACTGCTCTTTTTAAAATCGGATAACAGCTTTATGGTAATGATTACGGCCAACTTGGTTCCACTGCTGCGGGTTTGCTTTATAATCCAGACGATTGGTTTCTTCTTCTTTATCGCCCATGAACGGAATTGGAACAGGATTATTCCGGTTATACTGGCGGTAATGGCCATTATGCTGCCGCCGCTGTGGATTGTCGGGATTATTGACCTGGTGGTTCCGCTGCGGGAAATGCTGGCCAAATCGAAACGATAG
- a CDS encoding MazG-like family protein, whose product MPKDLDVAKRAKVIEWLKTEVIDQVSRLFKALWEGSTARVSDSLASLIMSSYILGRRLGISYRDLDEALLEKLRKHRQEGHQLEDWYQDISALEEHMRKR is encoded by the coding sequence ATGCCGAAGGATTTGGATGTAGCCAAGCGTGCCAAGGTCATCGAATGGCTGAAGACCGAAGTCATAGACCAGGTTTCTAGGCTGTTTAAAGCACTGTGGGAAGGCAGTACCGCCCGTGTCAGCGACAGCTTGGCGAGTTTGATTATGAGCTCTTATATTCTGGGCCGCAGGCTTGGCATTTCGTACCGTGATTTGGACGAGGCGCTGCTGGAGAAGCTGAGAAAGCACCGGCAGGAAGGCCATCAGCTGGAAGATTGGTATCAGGATATATCTGCGTTAGAAGAACATATGCGTAAGAGGTGA
- a CDS encoding endonuclease MutS2, with the protein MHLQSRQTLEYNLIKEELGRYAVSYVGRNLIAELAPMTEITAIHRAVEETAEAKELIMRGSSVPIPSLEGIEWVMSLLGTGYLFNEQDFTSVGVFLNSCNQLRKYMASKETAPRIGAYASSLAELKTVKAEIERCIRFGVIDDGASKGLEKVRKRLRVTKERLLKKIESVMSRHQSILQENLYSLRGGRYVIPVKREYHKQVKGSVLDQSTSGQTVYVEPEEVAALQGELEMLSAEEAREEGMILSMLTGLIEREQDALRLNIEITGVYDFIFAKAKYAAAIGAEAVTFNDRGDMRLCGARHPMLAGMIPIHVEFGRGYRSLVITGPNTGGKTVVLKTVGLLVLMAQSGLLIPADKESRLPVFADVMSVIGDGQSLAQSLSTFSAQMKAIDEMLRAAGPNVLLLIDELAAGTDPGEGIALSIAILEELSRKGANLIVTTHFNELKVFASAAPQFQNARMEFDSVTLRPLYKLTIGEAGHSYALQIAEKLGIDAKVIERSRQIAGGQIREQLGEQEMRLGYGKKGRQEEIETAEMVEGKRQHAEEELKDRPAQPHAFEVGDAVYVSSLGRTGIVYEKRNARGIVGVMVQKHKMQINHKRLKPYLSKDELYPDDYDLDIVLETKEDRKKRKLMRRKHVEGLMIIKEKERND; encoded by the coding sequence AAAGCCGGCAAACGCTCGAATATAATCTGATCAAGGAAGAACTGGGACGGTATGCCGTCTCCTATGTCGGCAGGAATCTCATTGCGGAGCTAGCGCCGATGACTGAAATTACGGCGATTCACAGAGCGGTGGAAGAGACCGCAGAGGCGAAGGAATTAATAATGAGAGGATCTAGTGTGCCGATACCCTCATTGGAGGGGATCGAATGGGTAATGTCGCTGCTGGGAACGGGATATCTGTTCAATGAGCAGGATTTTACTTCCGTAGGCGTATTCCTGAACAGCTGCAACCAGCTGCGCAAGTATATGGCTTCCAAAGAAACAGCGCCGCGGATCGGTGCGTACGCATCTTCGCTGGCGGAACTGAAGACGGTCAAAGCGGAAATCGAACGATGTATCCGGTTCGGCGTAATTGACGACGGCGCAAGCAAGGGGCTGGAGAAGGTGCGCAAACGGCTGAGAGTAACCAAAGAACGACTGCTCAAGAAAATCGAGAGCGTGATGTCGCGCCACCAGTCCATTTTGCAGGAGAATCTATACAGCCTGCGGGGAGGACGTTATGTGATTCCGGTTAAGCGCGAGTATCATAAGCAGGTGAAGGGTTCGGTGCTCGATCAGTCCACAAGCGGACAGACGGTGTATGTTGAACCGGAGGAAGTAGCCGCTCTTCAAGGGGAACTGGAAATGCTGTCGGCCGAGGAAGCACGGGAGGAGGGCATGATCTTAAGCATGCTGACCGGGCTGATCGAACGGGAGCAGGATGCCCTGCGGCTGAATATCGAAATTACAGGTGTGTATGATTTTATTTTTGCCAAGGCGAAATATGCCGCTGCGATAGGGGCGGAAGCCGTAACCTTCAATGACCGGGGGGATATGCGGCTCTGCGGAGCCAGACATCCGATGCTTGCTGGGATGATTCCGATCCATGTGGAATTCGGGAGGGGTTATCGGTCGCTGGTAATCACCGGCCCGAATACAGGCGGAAAGACGGTTGTGCTGAAGACGGTGGGGCTGCTTGTACTGATGGCTCAGTCGGGGCTCTTGATTCCGGCGGACAAAGAGAGCCGGCTTCCCGTTTTTGCCGATGTAATGAGCGTGATCGGAGACGGGCAAAGCCTGGCGCAGTCACTGAGCACGTTCTCCGCACAGATGAAGGCGATCGACGAGATGCTGCGCGCCGCAGGACCGAATGTTCTGCTGCTGATTGATGAGCTGGCGGCGGGCACGGACCCGGGTGAGGGAATCGCTCTGTCGATCGCCATCTTAGAGGAGCTGAGCCGCAAAGGAGCCAATCTCATTGTCACGACACATTTTAATGAGTTAAAAGTATTTGCCTCGGCCGCCCCGCAGTTCCAAAATGCGCGAATGGAATTTGACTCGGTTACGCTTCGCCCGCTCTATAAGCTGACAATAGGGGAAGCGGGGCACAGCTATGCGCTGCAAATTGCCGAGAAGCTGGGGATCGACGCCAAAGTCATCGAACGCTCGCGTCAAATTGCCGGCGGTCAAATCCGGGAACAGCTGGGCGAACAAGAAATGCGGCTGGGGTATGGTAAAAAAGGAAGACAAGAAGAGATTGAAACGGCAGAAATGGTAGAAGGCAAGCGGCAGCATGCAGAGGAAGAGCTTAAGGATCGCCCGGCACAGCCGCATGCTTTTGAAGTCGGCGACGCGGTCTATGTCAGTTCGCTCGGCAGGACGGGAATCGTATACGAGAAACGGAATGCAAGAGGCATAGTAGGCGTCATGGTACAAAAGCATAAAATGCAGATCAACCATAAACGCCTGAAGCCCTATCTATCCAAAGATGAGCTGTACCCTGACGATTATGATCTGGATATTGTGCTGGAAACGAAAGAAGACCGGAAGAAACGGAAGTTGATGCGGCGCAAACATGTGGAAGGTTTAATGATCATCAAAGAAAAGGAGAGGAATGATTGA